In Cryptomeria japonica chromosome 5, Sugi_1.0, whole genome shotgun sequence, the genomic window GCCAGCAGTCGGCGGGATTCGAACTGTGTATCTCCCAAGCGGTGGTTAAAACTTCGAAGCATTGTTAATAAAAGAACTTCATTCCTCTGACCTTATTCTGAATCTATTCAGAGATCGTATTTTCTTGAGCAGAGCTTCATTTTATCTGTAAGTGAATCGATACGTAGAAAGAAATATGTTTATCATTTTTAATAGCGTTGCATTGtaaataaaagaacttcatttcTCTGACCTTATTCTGAATCTATTCAGAGATCTTATTTTCTTGAGCAGAGGTTCAGTTTATCTGTCAGTGAATCAGTACTTAGAAAGAATTATGTTTATCATTTTTAATAGCGTTGTAGCATTATCTTTCAAATTTGACAGAGACGTTGACAGATTTTACATAAAGAAGGTCTTGGATGGAAGAATTGcatataaattttattttccaaTCTAGAAAGACGTTATCTTACAAATATTGACAGAATTGCAATTTTGTTTTTCTACAAATATTGACAGAAAAATGTCCTTGTGCACTTGGGCCACTGTAGTCTCGACTGTGCCTTCTCAGAGCGTGAATGCCGTCCACACGCGCAATTTTTCAGATAATCAAGGTTAAAACCCTTCCAacccaaatattttatttttaagtgaATACAGCAGTGTACTGTTTCTGTAGGTTTTCTGGAATCATTTGCCTAGTTTTTAAGTTTACCGCAGAGAGACCCCAAGCGTCCATAAACTTAAACACTAAGTAGATGGTTCTAAGATTAAAAAGCTACGTGAAATAAAAATAGTAAATGTTTCGAACATCGAAGATTGTGATGTATTAGCTTAAATACCTACTGTTTATGTGATCAATTTGTTTGTCTGTAAACTATTACATTCAAAATCAAGCCAAATTTAATTAAGTTTAGAGCAGAGAGATCAGAAGGGTAAATCTAAAAGAAACTTGAATATTTAACTAGTCCAACAATGAAGAATAGAATAGAAGCCACTAAATATCTCTGAATAAATACGCTCAAATGTGAATGCAACATTTCAAACAATGTAGATTAGGATGTAATACCCAACTATTCAATGGTTATGTCATCAATTCGCTTGCCTGTTAACTATTTCAAATAGAGATATGATCAGACAACTTAAATTATTGTCTGTTTTTCAGATATGTTTATTTTTTTCACATTTGTCAACAATTTTCACCATGAAAATTTTTGGTAACAGTTCAGACAATGAAGTCAATGATCGAATAAAGTGAATACTTTTGAGATTGGTTTGCTTAACTTTACCATCTGTTGCCATTTCGTTCAAACAAGCCTGAAAATCTTTCCCGACAAAGAATCATGATATTGACTGCTTTGACCATTAATCTGGTCAAAATCGTCCATTTTGTTCAGCAAATTTTTGGAGAACCTAAATAACTAATTTTTTGGGTCAGTAATTTCCTTTTTCTGATTGTTAACTATTTGTTAAAATTGCAAAGCAATGTTTTTAAAGGACTATTTTTGTCATcaaattgttcattttttttctttcagAAAGTAACATTTTAGTAATACATTTGAGAATTAATGACAATAGATTTCTACAATTATTATGTTCATAATTCACAATTTATGGATTTGTTTGTGTGAGaatttttgtatcaatgtttcagatcaatcAGGATGAAAGAGTGCATAAGAAAAAGAAAATGTTATTTGAAAATGATAGATCACTAAATATTCGTGCAAAATCTTTCACACAATTCAATTCAGAAATTGCCAAGTATGAATATTTGAAAAAAtcatatattaataaattaaaaacctAATACTGCTCTTTTTATTAATATTTGTATCGGCAAAATTACTTGAAAATTAAGTAAACCATTGTCAACATTTCCGCactgtattttttatttatttgcttAATCTGTCGTTCTTCAAACAACTCCCCTAAATAATTAGGCAAGGATTTCACAACGTTTTAGAAAAGGAAATAATGTTCAAAATACCTACAGCATTGActgtttatttcatgaatttgcTTCTTTTTTCCTCCTTGTCAATGGGTCTGTTTTTTTTAAAAGCAATTTTAGATATCAGAATCTTTGTTCTTTTTAAGTGGATTACAATATGCAtccaaatgatttttttaatcttgATTGATGGTACAATCATAAaacatagaaaatgtcaattttaaaATGATGATCTGATAActtaaaaatgaattttttttaatatttttaaatttgtttatttgaAGCCTAAAAATATAGGcaacatattttttatttcataGAATTTAAAGATATTCGGCTGTTAAAACAAACCTCAAAAATCAAATAATAACATAAATATCCACAGTTTTCGGTGATAAAAAGTAAAGTACATCATTTCAGCAAATTTAAAGATCTTACCCTGTGTTAAAAGAAGCTGAAAACTCTCACTTAACTTAAATGTCAACTATTTTCTTGTaggtttatttattttttcaaagaaCTTGAACATCTATCTCACCAATTTCAAATTGATGATTTTAAATTATAAACAACGTATTCTTGAAAATTCAGAACCTATTGTACTAAAGGAACCTCAAAACTTAAAATAGTCATATTAATCTAATAACATCCATTTTTATCTGTTAACTCTCTTTTTTAACTtagttaggggaagagcaccagtagccatcATAGCTAACTTCACTCACCTACAGATCCTAAACAGTACAtggaattattttaattttttttagttgtcttaaTATACCACTTATTccagaatttttttaaatttaaagataCTACCATAGTGCTGACTCTAGAGTCCCAAGCACGGTGATCAGCAATGAGTTTTGCTGGCTTGATTTCCATAAAAGTATATCATACTTAAGATTTAGTACTGCTATTTGACTTGCAAGTCCCCAGCCCAGGAGCCAGCAATTAGTTTTGCTGGCTCAACTAGGTAAAATCCGTGACTAAAAACTTCCTGTTTTTTCCTCAGGAAAAAAGTATATTACTCATGAAAAGCCCTTGCCTCCTCATTTATTCCTTACGCCTTACAGGTTGCAATCAAACATCTTCAAACCCTCGCTGCTGTTCAACTTAAAATTGTTTGGCAAGAGTCTAAATAGATTGAAAAAATCAGTCTACATTCAAATGATCAAATAACCTAAATATAATTGAGTTAACTATTTCTTTCAAATAACAGTACAAATGTATGCTAAAGtacctaaataaaaataaaatttaagattGAAAAtcatttatttgttaatttttccCCTGTATTAACGATCTTGTTTAAATAATATGCAGAACCGGTTCCTATGTCGacatttctttatttccttgaattacTGGAGGCATTAAACAGCGATGGAAATGACACCAGCTGCAACGCAAGTCAATTTTTTTTCTGTCAAGAAAGCACTAACAACTCCACTTCAAGCCTTTTCGACGGCTACAATGACTCTGCCAACGGCCTTGACAGATTCTTCGATGATCTGTCAAATGACGGCATTGTTTTTGGAGGCAGCGAAGATAGCACAAGCACAAGCACGCCGTGGACTTGTGAGCCGGCATTTTTATCTTTGAATTCGGAATATTATGCCACACATGGTTTTGACTATGTTTTTCCCTTGGAAACCTCGGCCTCATACAAGCAAGATTTTATGAAATCTGGACATATGGTCGACAGGGGATTTTGCGATTGGTCGCCTGAATGGTTTGAAGAGGAGGAAAATCAAGGAAAAGGTATTTCATTACAGAGTGTTGAAAAAATACAGTATTCTTTAGAAAATGAAGATGGCATCAATGCGATGGAAGCGGTCAAGCACAAGCGGAAAGAAATATGTAAAGTTCCATTTTCCTCTCCACTGTGCTTTTAAAATTCTGTCATTATAGCCTGTTTAGGAAAAAAAATTAACATGTAACAGAGTTAAGATAGGAACCCCAAATCAAGTGCCTTTTGATAAGGTAGGTAAAGAACAAATCTAACACCTTACCACTAAGTTACCAGACATTTTCAGTTCACAATGTTGATTGTTTTCAATAATGATAAGGGTTTTCTTTTAATCTGCTTTCTGTTAGAATTTGACATCAATGTAATCAACCTCATGTTCTCTTTTTGTTCTGTTTTGTTTTAGGTTTTAATTTGCTTTCTGTTAGTATTTGATATCAATGTAATCAACCTCATGTTCTCTTTTTGTTCTGTTTTGTTTTAGGTAGTATTGATTGTTGAATGTTTCATGTCAAATAATCAGGTAATATCTTTTTTTAAGGTAGTATTGATTGTTGAATATTTCAAGTCAAAAAAGGTGatattttctttattctttttttgttatgatatttatatcaagattcaattggtagttttgagaaacttattgatttatttttcatgagtagtggttcacaagaattcATCCCATGGATATGAATCGATGGTTCACTTAACACTTATTTCATCTAGATGATGCttacaaaaataatataaatatgaaTCAATAAATTTGACTCCGAAATTACTGATATAAAAATCATAATTtgacacattacattaaaagaatGACTTAAAAAACTCCAACTACTTATGTcactatttaatttttattttttaaaaatcactGCTTTCTTTTTTAAAAAGTCCTTGAATACACTCGAGTTCAAAAATGTAAGGGAAGGAAAAGTATCCTACAGCGCACTAACAATTCTTTGATCTCGTGCAGTATATTTTTATACAGGATTCAGAAAGTTATTAGTGTAGTGTTTCTCCCACTAACAGTTTTAAAAAAACCGTACAATTTAGctacaattattttattttattttcaaattggtTAAACGAAAGCACACATTCACTTTTTATCCATTTTGAATGAACCTTTAACCTTACTATAACACATAGAGCTACCTTAACTCATATTTATGTAAAATCACTATTTAGTTATATAGTAGTAGCTTATACAGcaataaaatttgaatttaaatggaTTTCAATTATATAGTttaaaaagaaggaaaaagaaaaataattaaaatgtttAAGATTGTTTAATTGCTGttgaaaataaaaagataaataaaatattaaaaaggtttataagaaaaaaattattgttattttGAGTCCGTATAGGTAGGTGAGTTGGCTTGAACGGTTGGTTTGCTCCCCATCAGTCTCGAATTCTACTCTCTGGTTTAAGAGGGGGCACaggtaggtgagttggcttggaTGACGGGTGCGGATCAACCCCTTAGGGACTAGGCTTGCCCTTAAGTGGAAACGTTGGGTTGGGGCCGCCAGGATTGGGGATACCCtaggtaaaaaataaataaataaaattactattattttgaaaaaaaaaattatacttcgTCAATAAAGTGTTAATTTGTTCGTTTTCAATAAAATGTTAATCTGGTTTGACTCAGTTTTTTGACTGGTGTTGATTAGTCCAATAAGAGACATTTTATAGTGGCAACAAGATATAAAAGATCAATACAAAACACTAAAATCAAAACACATCaacatatattttaaatttttaaaattatatagacATCAAAAGATTAAATTTTAAAGCATGGGTGTAGGAGGAGCAACAAAACCAAAACACACTCTACATATATTTAAAAACACTAAAACTATAAAActtaaaatacaaaaatatcaaatttttaaaatatatattattataaaattattaaaatgtaacatataaatataaaaaatatgggAGAGCAGCAAAACCAAAACACACTCTACATATATTTAAAAACACTAAAACTATAAAACTTAAAatacaaaaatgtcaaaattttaaaatatatattattataaaattattaaaatgtaacatataaatataaaaaatatgggGAGCAGCAAAACCAAAACACACTCTACATATATTTAAAAACACTAAAACTATAAAACTTAATATACAAAaatgttaaaattttaaaatatatataattataaaattattaaaatgtaacatataaatatattattaacaaaTTATTGAAAAtagtaatatacaaatatataatattAGTGGCAACAAAATCAAATATGTtccatattttatttttcaattatactttatatcaaaaatttaaaatatgtaTTATCATACAATTATAAAAAAAGGTAACATATACTACATAATAatattgatttttttgttgattgagACATAATGTTGTGGTAAAGTCATTTAATTGGTAAGGTGGTCCCAAAAGAATCATTGTGCTTGCAAGTTTGAATAagtaaaatgtgaaaagtgaaggAGCTTGAGAAAATATCCTACTTAAATAACCTCTCTAactcatcaaactaaacatccgAATTTTCCTTGATTAATGATATAAAAATAGTTTATTATCATTAACAAAATTTTATAAGATATATATGGTATCATCTTACAGCCGCAAAAAAttgttaaattattatttttcacaAAATTGTAGAAGTGGTATGGGTGTCAACTTgcagccttttttttttttttaaatacaatagAGTATTTGGTGCTTGCCACTTCCATAAAGTTTTTTGGCCCTTACATCACGACTAAGATGATTGCTGCTTCGAAATTATTAGTAAATGGGATCCATCCTTAATCACCTTGAGGTAATAttctaaataaatattattttaataattgttTATGGTCTCTCGATTAGGTAGCATTGATTCCAACCATGTAACAAGTCTTTTTTATTACTATTACTACATAGGTACCCTCGTGACAAAAGGGAAATGGTTGGAGAACCATAAACAGAGACTAAATTTGACCTAATATAATAAAGTAAGGTATCCTAGAAAaccatttttaaaaaattatggGAAACTAGATAGAGAACCCAAAACTGGCAAATACAGAGAGTAGGGGGATTTTTATTCTTTCTTTTGGGAGGGAAATTGTGAATTGTTGAGGATTTTCTTGTGTTGATGTTTTTGTCAATGATTTTCTTAATGTtagttttgattaattaataaaagCATAAATAAATAGTGTAcaaatttcattaattaattagtATATATGACCAAGTCATCAAATAGAACATGGAGAAATATTAAATTtatggagaatttttttttaaaataaatcatttatttatttattttaagatcATTATTACACCAATACATCCATTCCATCTTCTTTAGTCTAACAACATTATAACTACATAACAATACTTCACCTACATATATgatcaaattatttttttgtttaaatctAAGAGTAATTTTGAATTCATAAATTATCATGGATTGAAAAAGGCTAAGTAATATAATATTTAACTCAATAAATAGGTTGAGTGAAATCAAGATTTAAAAATGTTTTTCAAGATAATTTTATGCTTTGACCATTACATACTATTGCTCTTTTGTTTAGCAATAGATTAAAATAATTAGCTTAACTTTGTCTAAAGAACAATCATAAAAGTCTTCTATAAACTAAGTAATCTTATATGGTAAAACAAATAGAGaaa contains:
- the LOC131077943 gene encoding uncharacterized protein LOC131077943 translates to MSLCTWATVVSTVPSQSVNAVHTRNFSDNQEPVPMSTFLYFLELLEALNSDGNDTSCNASQFFFCQESTNNSTSSLFDGYNDSANGLDRFFDDLSNDGIVFGGSEDSTSTSTPWTCEPAFLSLNSEYYATHGFDYVFPLETSASYKQDFMKSGHMVDRGFCDWSPEWFEEEENQGKGISLQSVEKIQYSLENEDGINAMEAVKHKRKEICKVPFSSPLCF